From a single Solanum dulcamara chromosome 4, daSolDulc1.2, whole genome shotgun sequence genomic region:
- the LOC129884190 gene encoding uncharacterized protein LOC129884190: MDRMTKLANFLPVKTIDTVEDYARLYFQEIVRLYGVSFSIISNWKAQFIAQFWKSFQRGLVSRVKLSTALHRQTDGQAKRMIQTLENRLREYVIDFKALYERRCRLLNSWFKVGKTELIGLDLVHQAMEKIMKRFGNMAYELELPSELTAIHAIFHISMLKKYLGDPLFVILTEGIGVKEILSYKEILVQILDRQSDSDDEESLLVAEEAKGPCSL, translated from the exons atggataggatgaccaaattagCCAATTTCTTGCCAGTTAAGACTATAGACACtgtagaggattatgccaggCTGTATTTTCAAGAGATAGTTAGACTGTATGGAGTATCtttttctatcatctcaaattGGAAAGCTCAGTTCATTGcccagttttggaagtcattccagagAGGTTTGGTTTCAAGAGTGAAACTTAGTACTGCTTTACATCGGCAGACAGACGGCCAGGCAAAGCGTatgatacagactttggagaaTAGGTTGAGAGAATAtgtcatcgacttcaaag CTCTGTatgagaggagatgtagatTGCTAAAtagttggttcaaagttggcAAAACTGAGTTGATTGGTctagacttggttcaccaagctatggagaag attatgaaaAGGTTTGGTAATATGGCTTACGAATTGGAGTTGCCATCAGAATTAACAGCTATTCATGCCatatttcacatctctatgcttaagaaatatTTGGGAGATCCTTTATTTGTTATCCTGACTGAGGGCATTGGGGTAAAAGAGATTTTAAGTTATAAAGAGATCCTAGTTCAGATCCTTGATCGGCAA